From Pseudorasbora parva isolate DD20220531a chromosome 25, ASM2467924v1, whole genome shotgun sequence, one genomic window encodes:
- the chrm4b gene encoding muscarinic acetylcholine receptor M2, with protein MEVGSVVLSRDFEWFVSNGSSTSSPSMLNSSMPEESYLVSGRPRRAFGTFGVVVIILISSCISLLTVLGNVLVLLSIKVNRNLRTINNYFLFSLACSDLIVGVFSMNLYIVYAVKGYWPLGPQMCDLWLVVDYVVSNASVMNLLLICFDRYFCVTRPLSYPTKRTARWAGVMIAAAWLQSLLLWAPAILLWQAGRDRRNVSEGQCYILLLANPAVTLATTIPAFYIPVVIMTVLYTRISLASQRRVCKLKSESANLLNPSKTNGGTSTANPDLVNDIKPEETCPLKRDSDLVKRERLCSMPSVEFSKTDYSLDSSPDACVEDQGLDAQTLRAKSLTGCTDTSRTTQPYCFPNHTTVQVQRQTSRVVSKNARRKALRERKVTKTVLAVLLAFIVTWTPYSVMVLIGTFCRWCVPEILWMVGYFLCYVNSTVNPVCYALCNATFKRTFKRLLMCKFKNLTLK; from the exons ATGGAGGTTGGATCTGTCGTTTTGTCAAGGGACTTTGAATGGTTCGTTTCCAATG GCTCCTCCACAAGTTCCCCCAGCATGCTCAACAGTAGCATGCCCGAAGAATCATACTTGGTGTCGGGAAGACCACGTCGTGCTTTCGGGACTTTTGGGGTGGTCGTCATCATACTTATCTCTAGCTGCATCAGCCTTCTAACAGTCCTGGGCAACGTCCTGGTTCTGCTTTCAATCAAAGTCAACCGTAATCTCCGCACCATCAACAACTACTTCCTTTTTAGTCTTGCTTGTTCAGACCTTATCGTCGGTGTGTTCTCCATGAATCTCTACATTGTTTACGCCGTAAAGGGATACTGGCCTTTGGGGCCGCAGATGTGCGACTTGTGGTTGGTTGTGGATTACGTGGTCAGTAACGCCTCTGTGATGAACCTCCTTCTGATCTGCTTTGATCGGTACTTCTGCGTCACCCGTCCTCTGAGTTACCCAACCAAACGTACCGCAAGGTGGGCAGGGGTTATGATTGCTGCGGCTTGGTTGCAGTCTCTGCTTCTCTGGGCTCCAGCCATCCTGCTTTGGCAAGCTGGGAGAGACCGACGCAACGTCTCAGAGGGACAATGTTACATCCTGCTCCTTGCTAACCCTGCTGtaaccctggcaaccaccatcCCAGCATTCTACATTCCTGTCGTAATAATGACTGTACTGTACACACGGATATCCCTAGCCAGTCAGAGACGGGTTTGTAAGTTGAAGTCTGAATCCGCGAACTTGCTTAACCCATCTAAGACAAATGGAGGAACATCTACCGCAAACCCTGACCTAGTGAATGACATTAAACCAGAAGAAACATGTCCGTTAAAACGAGATTCAGACCTCGTTAAAAGGGAGCGACTCTGTAGCATGCCTTCCGTAGAGTTCAGCAAAACGGACTACTCCCTGGATTCGAGCCCTGACGCCTGTGTGGAAGACCAAGGGCTGGATGCACAAACCTTGAGAGCAAAGAGCTTGACAGGGTGCACAGACACTAGCAGGACAACGCAACCTTACTGTTTTCCAAACCACACTACCGTTCAGGTTCAACGGCAAACATCCAGGGTCGTCTCCAAGAACGCCAGACGGAAGGCTCTGAGAGAGAGGAAGGTGACAAAGACCGTCCTTGCCGTTCTTCTAGCCTTCATCGTCACCTGGACGCCCTATAGTGTTATGGTTCTGATTGGCACCTTCTGCCGCTGGTGTGTCCCTGAAATTCTTTGGATGGTGGGCTACTTTCTGTGTTACGTCAACAGCACGGTTAATCCAGTATGCTACGCGCTCTGCAATGCCACCTTCAAAAGAACCTTTAAACGGCTGTTGATGTGCAAG